A single window of Neisseria sp. KEM232 DNA harbors:
- a CDS encoding AraC family transcriptional regulator has protein sequence MDILDKLVALSQVSGSVDVQCLFQGEWYVRHEARRGQGLVHIVTGGEGWLKADADDKARRLRAGDVVFFPRTADHVLSSEADCANSGAAVVSERSGAFTLKRSGEGAADLSLFCARFAYDTQADLMAGLPETVLLDMRGTPLPHLVSLLQAEADRPQPGSKAVVDALSAVLLVSLVRVFLAEHPVRPLPEGLLKGWRDRRLRGVIQAVLDDPARAWTIEEMADAATVSRAQLMRLFKAHTGTSPYAFVNRIRLQQAAAMLKQSADSVLAVALACGFGSETHFGKAFKKAYGLTPGQYRKQADAAEDFVI, from the coding sequence ATGGATATTCTCGACAAGCTGGTGGCGCTCTCGCAGGTGAGCGGCAGCGTCGATGTGCAGTGTCTGTTTCAGGGCGAATGGTATGTGCGGCACGAGGCGCGGCGCGGGCAGGGGTTGGTGCATATCGTTACGGGCGGCGAGGGCTGGCTCAAAGCGGATGCCGACGACAAGGCGCGGCGGCTGCGCGCGGGCGACGTGGTGTTTTTCCCGCGCACCGCCGATCATGTGTTGAGCAGCGAGGCCGACTGCGCCAACAGCGGCGCGGCGGTGGTTTCGGAGCGCAGCGGCGCGTTCACGCTCAAACGCAGCGGCGAAGGCGCGGCCGATTTGAGCCTGTTTTGCGCCCGCTTCGCCTACGATACGCAGGCCGACCTGATGGCGGGGCTGCCGGAAACGGTGCTGCTCGATATGCGCGGCACGCCGCTGCCGCATCTGGTGTCGCTGTTGCAGGCCGAGGCCGACAGGCCGCAGCCCGGCTCGAAGGCGGTGGTCGACGCGCTCTCGGCGGTGCTGCTGGTGTCGCTGGTGCGCGTTTTCCTGGCCGAACATCCGGTGCGGCCGCTGCCCGAGGGGCTGCTCAAAGGCTGGCGCGACCGCCGTTTGCGCGGCGTGATTCAGGCGGTGCTCGACGACCCGGCGCGCGCGTGGACGATAGAAGAAATGGCCGACGCCGCCACCGTGTCCCGCGCCCAACTGATGCGCCTGTTTAAAGCGCACACCGGCACCAGCCCCTACGCCTTCGTCAACCGCATCCGCCTGCAACAGGCCGCCGCCATGCTCAAACAAAGCGCGGATTCCGTGCTGGCCGTCGCCCTGGCCTGCGGCTTCGGCTCGGAAACCCACTTCGGTAAAGCGTTTAAAAAAGCCTACGGCCTCACGCCCGGCCAGTATCGCAAACAGGCAGACGCGGCGGAAGATTTTGTGATTTAA
- a CDS encoding carboxymuconolactone decarboxylase family protein — METTFKNWPEHTAHVKKAFGEMGKKHPKMLQAYGTLEQAAAAEALDAKTRELIAIAVAITTRCESCISVHAAAAVKAGATESEIAGALATAISLNAGAAYTYALRAFEAAESQS; from the coding sequence ATGGAAACCACATTCAAAAACTGGCCCGAACATACCGCCCACGTTAAAAAAGCCTTCGGCGAAATGGGCAAAAAACACCCGAAAATGCTGCAAGCCTACGGCACATTGGAACAGGCCGCCGCCGCCGAAGCCCTCGACGCGAAAACGCGCGAACTGATCGCCATCGCCGTCGCCATCACCACCCGCTGCGAAAGCTGCATCAGCGTCCACGCCGCCGCCGCCGTCAAAGCGGGCGCAACCGAGAGCGAAATCGCCGGCGCACTGGCCACCGCCATTTCCCTCAACGCCGGCGCGGCCTATACTTACGCCCTGCGCGCCTTCGAAGCGGCGGAAAGCCAAAGCTGA